The following coding sequences lie in one Carassius auratus strain Wakin unplaced genomic scaffold, ASM336829v1 scaf_tig00214667, whole genome shotgun sequence genomic window:
- the LOC113092606 gene encoding uncharacterized protein LOC113092606, with the protein MIWRCIICYVFVALTLKSLLSHINSAHSLSPDFRLVCGIDGCTKEYRVYNSFWYHIRRTHSQYLDGVSSSRSHRRERSAQHEASGEPRKTDSNNLWTYSERTLEAQDTWKSSDSPDNEKTLENSVDLQTSLLVPVEHFGDFDAFDTGESVFSGLSSNTVLRSHPNLEAQDVLLNETSDSNPTLPIPNRPSDDSSSSCLHQETMNDELSSDDVLSRHATAIVMTAREKHHLSQSGVNDVVAEVQAYQAQLLNSLRSQLQTVFNRHAGSELQREALGLFDSFKDPFAAVSTSYRQDSVIKEKFNFVEAEEVSVGLAVCRQKRKKQRDLAIKNKWFHYIPLIKSLEQLMSHPKIFAMINGGSQKCSSGYFYDIIDGELMLSHPLFSSRPSALQIILYSDEIEICNPLGSQASKNKLLMFYYTLGNINPKYRSKLASIRLLAIAKQSELSECGVDAILARLHEDLVKLYNGVKIHLPCGEHEIYGAVVSVCGDTLAQHELCGFKEGVGFAYSKCRHCECSFEDMQMFFNDENFEQRTLERHIRQCSDIEKASTEYLRNSLKTTYGINRRSKVMDFPAFNLIHQTPQDIMHVILEGIAPLEIKCILKQLVLLGQLDLDAFNADIIGFPYSPQDTRDRPSPIAFSTLASNDNKLKQSSGQMLVLLKIVPFLLDVIKGTAYFSFILELLEIVQILFSPVISLETTDKLKVLIEQHLKHFKDLFSENNITPKQHYLIHVPSQIKMLGPMLRHMCMRFESKHCFFKKWVSKVNFKNVCKSLIKHNQMFECCQNVNRSNHPIFGSECVLGPVSEVKNMAYLKGKVRDYFGVDQIDHAVSVKWITLNGNKYISEKTLVVCMANGSSLPEFGLVRNIFVINSSLYCFECQMYSTVCFDRDYMSYKIEVPNLAEATELVNADNLVDFTPYYILSHRDITYVPVKYYLGDVIELHKASSV; encoded by the exons ATGATTTGGCGCTGCATAATTTGTTATGTGTTTGTGGCTCTTACTCTCAAATCTTTATTGAGTCACATAAATTCTGCACATAGTCTTAGTCCAGATTTCCGTCTGGTTTGTGGAATAGATGGGTGCACTAAAGAGTACCGAGTCTACAACTCTTTTTGGTATCACATCAGACGAACACACTCACAATATCTAGACGGCGTGAGTAGCAGCAGATCACATCGGAGAGAGAGATCAGCACAACACGAGGCATCCGGTGAACCTAGAAAAACGGACAGCAACAACTTGTGGACATATAGTGAACGAACGCTGGAGGCTCAGGATACTTGGAAGTCAAGTGACAGTCCGGATAATGAAAAGACACTGGAAAATAGTGTGGATTTGCAAACCTCTCTTCTTGTTCCTGTGGAACATTTTGGTGATTTTGATGCTTTTGACACTGGTGAATCAGTTTTCTCTGGCTTAAGCAGTAACACCGTTTTGCGGTCTCATCCGAACCTGGAAGCACAGGATGTCCTACTAAATGAAACTTCAGATTCGAATCCCACTCTACCTATTCCAAACAGGCCTTCTGATGACTCAAGTTCCTCATGCCTCCACCAAGAAACCATG AATGACGAATTATCAAGTGATGATGTGCTATCCAGACATGCCACTGCTATTGTGATGACTGCTAGAGAGAAACATCATCTCTCACAG agtgGTGTGAATGATGTTGTGGCTGAGGTTCAGGCGTATCAAGCTCAGTTACTGAACAgcttgaggagtcagctacaaaCAGTATTCAACAGACATGCAGGAAGTGAACTTCAGCGAGAAGCTTTGGGACTCTTTGACTCCTTTAAAGATCCATTTGCTGCAGTTTCAACATCATATAGACAGGACagtgtcataaaagaaaaattcaatTTTGTGGAAGCAGAAGAGGTTTCAGTCGGATTAGCAGTATGTcgtcagaaaagaaaaaaacaaagagacctcgcaataaaaaacaaatggtTCCATTATATACCCCTGATAAAGAGTTTAGAACAATTAATGTCTCATCCAAAAATCTTTGCCATGATAAATGGTGGATCTCAGAAATGCAGCAGTGgatatttttatgacatcataGATGGTGAACTAATGCTTTCACACCCTTTATTTTCTTCTAGACCCTCTGCTTTACAGATAATTCTTTATTCAGATGAAATCGAAATTTGCAATCCACTTGGGTCTCAAGCTTCAAAGAATAAGTTGCTCATGTTTTACTACACTTTGGGAAACATTAATCCAAAGTACAGGTCAAAATTAGCTTCAATCCGCCTTCTTGCTATTGCAAAGCAAAGTGAACTCTCAGAATGTGGAGTTGATGCCATATTGGCAAGATTGCATGAGGACTTGGTAAAGCTATATAATGGCGTGAAGATTCATCTTCCATGTGGTGAACATGAGATATATGGAGCAGTGGTTTCCGTATGTGGAGATACTTTAGCTCAACATGAGTTATGTGGATTTAAAGAGGGTGTGGGCTTTGCATACAGTAAATGCCGACATTGTGAATGTTCTTTTGAAgacatgcaaatgttttttaatgatgaAAACTTTGAGCAAAGAACACTGGAAAGACATATTCGACAGTGTAGTGACATTGAGAAAGCCAGTACTGAATATCTCAggaacagccttaaaactacatatGGAATAAACCGAAGGAGCAAAGTAATGGATTTCCCTGCCTTTAATTTAATCCATCAAACTCCTCAAGATATAATGCATGTAATTCTTGAGGGTATTGCTCCTTTGGAAATTAAGTGTATCCTGAAACAATTGGTTCTTTTGGGACAACTGGACCTTGATGCTTTCAATGCTGATATAATTGGATTCCCATACTCTCCACAAGATACTAGAGATAGGCCTAGCCCTATTGCGTTCAGTACATTAGCTTCCAATGACAACAAACTGAAGCAGTCATCGGGTCAAATGCTTGTTTTACTCAAAATAGTGCCCTTTCTATTGGATGTGATTAAAGGTACTGCATATTTTTCCTTCATTCTTGAGCTTCTGGAGATTGTTCAAATTTTGTTTTCACCTGTTATTAGCCTTGAGACTACTGATAAGTTGAAAGTACTTATTGAACAGCATCTTAAACATTTTAAGGATCTTTTCTCAGAAAACAACATTACACCTAAACAGCATTACTTGATTCATGTTCCATCCCAGATTAAAATGTTGGGACCAATGCTCCGTCATATGTGCATGAGGTTCGAATCCAAacattgcttttttaaaaaatggGTTTCAAAAGTAAATTTCAAAAATGTCTGTAAGTCCTTAATTAAGCACAaccaaatgtttgaatgttgtcAGAATGTAAACCGTTCCAACCACCCGATTTTTGGCAGTGAATGTGTATTGGGACCAGTATCAGAAGTAAAAAACATGGCGTATTTGAAAGGAAAAGTAAGGGACTACTTTGGAGTTGATCAGATAGACCATGCAGTGTCTGTTAAGTGGATTACTTTAAATGGAAACAAATACATTAGTGAAAAAACATTAGTAGTGTGTATGGCAAATGGTAGTAGTCTACCGGAATTTGGACTTGTGAGGAACAtatttgtcataaattcatctttgTATTGTTTTGAATGTCAGATGTACAGTACAGTCTGTTTTGACAGAGACTACATGTCTTATAAAATTGAGGTTCCCAACCTGGCAGAGGCAACTGAACTAGTAAATGCAGACAACCTTGTTGACTTCACACCGTATTACATTTTAAGTCACAGGGACATTACATACGTCCCTGTGAAATATTACCTCGGAGATGTGATTGAATTACATAAAGCCTCAAGTGTGTGA
- the LOC113092607 gene encoding uncharacterized protein LOC113092607 isoform X1 — MRNQRAKVQQGNECTSSRQFLTMDGLDEVAICTLKAANIGEDILPTLTRDDIRDLFPGPEHFLRRKAIWLIVHKEEQEHTIPVEPQGSSADDEHNGSPKRDDPSTSKFLKLPSPEYVLFTDSELQHVRRAYFEQQRLGKEGEVTLSKELFCRLIRNTMTNMISIARASSDDYKYPTKHEVIAMAKRLVEYYPMIKDKSTGSSHEWDTVAKKLLKRLSNIRSPVKAKHPPSKRVRLNEVPSAAVASDYDADSSASTVHLSPPSRSSTPQQENDSIDEACMYITIYKKIHKYSICTDGPDNSLDSQKTQARHYRTLQEMYKAKKPNKAAVTHLLDLEFQSRRNFIDSNALKEQDRPTKILQAYPCFKELDHVMDELRRVIEPNNSQYTSEVKGRWENFYSKVQFYGVMKKVMKPPRTLNGVEHAIAVFTALPLLFPSGSAAPKKLVPISEALFHVLTPSEDPDTYIHRRVLSSPVLLIGEQNCIVVVGTTPVVTFEKDLLYEGPLYLLAYYYAFHLTYPKCIATLLSVLQTQVLGDVIHEQDATSSYKKAIHEWKMFVE; from the exons ATGCGCAATCAGCGCGCAAAAGTGCAGCAAGGAAACGAATGCACTTCCTCCCGCCAGTTTCTCACGATGGACGGACTCGATGAAGTTGCGATTTGTACTCTAAAAG CTGCTAACATTGGGGAAGACATTTTACCAACTCTCACACGGGATGATATACGAGATCTCTTTCCTGGTCCTGAGCACTTCCTGCGACGCAAAGCCATTTGGCTTATTGTTCATAAGGAAGAACAG gaGCACACCATTCCTGTTGAACCCCAAGGTTCATCAGCTGATGATGAACATAATGGAAGTCCAAAAAGAGATGACCCCAGCACTTCAAAGTTTTTGAAGTTACCCAGCCCAGAATACGTTCTCTTCACTGATAGTGAACTACAACATGTGAGACGTGCATACTTCGAGCAGCAACGTCTTGGAAAAGAGGGTGAAGTCACCTTATCAAAGGAGCTCTTCTGCCGACTCATCCGAAATACCATGACAAATATGATATCTATTGCAAGAGCCTCTTCAGATGACTACAAATATCCCACTAAACATGAAGTTATTGCCATGGCAAAGCGGTTAGTGGAATACTACCCTATGATAAAAGATAAGTCAACTGGATCAAGTCATGAGTGG GACACTGTTGCCAAAAAGCTCTTGAAGCGACTTTCAAATATCCGAAGTCCTGTGAAGGCCAAACACCCTCCATCCAAGAGAGTACGTCTGAATGAAGTACCATCTGCTGCAGTGGCAAGTGACTATGATGCTGATTCCAGTGCATCAACAGTTCATCTGTCACCACCTTCAAGATCAAGCACCCCACAGCAAGAAAATGACAGCATTGATGAAGCATGTATGTACATTACCATTTACAAGAAAATTCACAAGTATAGTATTTGCA CCGACGGTCCAGACAACAGCCTTGACAGCCAGAAAACACAGGCACGACATTACAGGACTCTACAAGAAATGTACAAAGCAAAGAAGCCAAACAAAGCTGCTGTAACTCATCTATTAGACCTGGAGTTCCAGTCCAGAAGAAATTTCATTGACTCAAATGCTTTGAAGGAGCAAGACCGACCCACAAAAATTTTACAGGCATACCCGTGCTTCAAAGAACTGGACCAT GTAATGGATGAACTGCGGAGAGTCATTGAGCCAAACAATAGCCAATACACTTCTGAGGTGAAAGGCAGGTGGGAGAACTTCTACTCCAAGGTTCAGTTTTATGGCGTCATGAAGAAAGTCATGAAGCCTCCAAGGACATTAAATGGAG tTGAACATGCCATTGCAGTTTTTACTGCCCTGCCACTGCTCTTCCCATCTGGCTCTGCAGCACCCAAGAAACTGGTCCCAATCAGTGAGGCTCTTTTCCACGTCCTCACG CCCTCTGAGGATCCTGATACCTACATCCACCGGCGTGTGCTTTCTAGTCCTGTCTTGCTGATTGGTGAGCAGAACTGCATTGTGGTTGTAGGTACAACTCCAGTTGTAACTTTTGAGAAAGATTTGCTCTACGAGGGACCTCTCTACCTCCTGGCCTATTACTATGCATTTCACCTGACATATCCCAAGTGTATTGCCACACTCTTGTCTGTGTTACAAACACAAGTACTTGGAGATGTCATCCACGAGCAGGATGCAACCTCCTCGTACAAGAAGGCCATTCATGAATGGAAAATGTTTGTTGAGTAA
- the LOC113092607 gene encoding uncharacterized protein LOC113092607 isoform X2 encodes MRNQRAKVQQGNECTSSRQFLTMDGLDEVAICTLKAANIGEDILPTLTRDDIRDLFPGPEHFLRRKAIWLIVHKEEQEHTIPVEPQGSSADDEHNGSPKRDDPSTSKFLKLPSPEYVLFTDSELQHVRRAYFEQQRLGKEGEVTLSKELFCRLIRNTMTNMISIARASSDDYKYPTKHEVIAMAKRLVEYYPMIKDKSTGSSHEWDTVAKKLLKRLSNIRSPVKAKHPPSKRVRLNEVPSAAVASDYDADSSASTVHLSPPSRSSTPQQENDSIDEASDGPDNSLDSQKTQARHYRTLQEMYKAKKPNKAAVTHLLDLEFQSRRNFIDSNALKEQDRPTKILQAYPCFKELDHVMDELRRVIEPNNSQYTSEVKGRWENFYSKVQFYGVMKKVMKPPRTLNGVEHAIAVFTALPLLFPSGSAAPKKLVPISEALFHVLTPSEDPDTYIHRRVLSSPVLLIGEQNCIVVVGTTPVVTFEKDLLYEGPLYLLAYYYAFHLTYPKCIATLLSVLQTQVLGDVIHEQDATSSYKKAIHEWKMFVE; translated from the exons ATGCGCAATCAGCGCGCAAAAGTGCAGCAAGGAAACGAATGCACTTCCTCCCGCCAGTTTCTCACGATGGACGGACTCGATGAAGTTGCGATTTGTACTCTAAAAG CTGCTAACATTGGGGAAGACATTTTACCAACTCTCACACGGGATGATATACGAGATCTCTTTCCTGGTCCTGAGCACTTCCTGCGACGCAAAGCCATTTGGCTTATTGTTCATAAGGAAGAACAG gaGCACACCATTCCTGTTGAACCCCAAGGTTCATCAGCTGATGATGAACATAATGGAAGTCCAAAAAGAGATGACCCCAGCACTTCAAAGTTTTTGAAGTTACCCAGCCCAGAATACGTTCTCTTCACTGATAGTGAACTACAACATGTGAGACGTGCATACTTCGAGCAGCAACGTCTTGGAAAAGAGGGTGAAGTCACCTTATCAAAGGAGCTCTTCTGCCGACTCATCCGAAATACCATGACAAATATGATATCTATTGCAAGAGCCTCTTCAGATGACTACAAATATCCCACTAAACATGAAGTTATTGCCATGGCAAAGCGGTTAGTGGAATACTACCCTATGATAAAAGATAAGTCAACTGGATCAAGTCATGAGTGG GACACTGTTGCCAAAAAGCTCTTGAAGCGACTTTCAAATATCCGAAGTCCTGTGAAGGCCAAACACCCTCCATCCAAGAGAGTACGTCTGAATGAAGTACCATCTGCTGCAGTGGCAAGTGACTATGATGCTGATTCCAGTGCATCAACAGTTCATCTGTCACCACCTTCAAGATCAAGCACCCCACAGCAAGAAAATGACAGCATTGATGAAGCAT CCGACGGTCCAGACAACAGCCTTGACAGCCAGAAAACACAGGCACGACATTACAGGACTCTACAAGAAATGTACAAAGCAAAGAAGCCAAACAAAGCTGCTGTAACTCATCTATTAGACCTGGAGTTCCAGTCCAGAAGAAATTTCATTGACTCAAATGCTTTGAAGGAGCAAGACCGACCCACAAAAATTTTACAGGCATACCCGTGCTTCAAAGAACTGGACCAT GTAATGGATGAACTGCGGAGAGTCATTGAGCCAAACAATAGCCAATACACTTCTGAGGTGAAAGGCAGGTGGGAGAACTTCTACTCCAAGGTTCAGTTTTATGGCGTCATGAAGAAAGTCATGAAGCCTCCAAGGACATTAAATGGAG tTGAACATGCCATTGCAGTTTTTACTGCCCTGCCACTGCTCTTCCCATCTGGCTCTGCAGCACCCAAGAAACTGGTCCCAATCAGTGAGGCTCTTTTCCACGTCCTCACG CCCTCTGAGGATCCTGATACCTACATCCACCGGCGTGTGCTTTCTAGTCCTGTCTTGCTGATTGGTGAGCAGAACTGCATTGTGGTTGTAGGTACAACTCCAGTTGTAACTTTTGAGAAAGATTTGCTCTACGAGGGACCTCTCTACCTCCTGGCCTATTACTATGCATTTCACCTGACATATCCCAAGTGTATTGCCACACTCTTGTCTGTGTTACAAACACAAGTACTTGGAGATGTCATCCACGAGCAGGATGCAACCTCCTCGTACAAGAAGGCCATTCATGAATGGAAAATGTTTGTTGAGTAA